A single uncultured Acetobacterium sp. DNA region contains:
- a CDS encoding triple tyrosine motif-containing protein: protein MKKRMTKVFCLLVSIVMVLTSLPLGVLAEELTEPSTTLVNNESNQTDNLRVPQVDATDTVTGSSNTEPTLQPVGEEQQEASQTMATAESLVTMATETDGKYEFTVDTNNLAFITNYTGTTDTEVTIPETLTTTAGKVVAVAGIKAGAFVNCTTLTKVTISPNITSLEGAIFTGNVTIYGVEGSLADNYAVEWNLDFIKTTVFYVADFKANKDSGVTIKTPITLTATVSTWSKTIASIKFYYDLTDYNNDPQPSTDIASGTATTATFTPSIAGTYTLYVKVSDSDGNTCTKTIDSFEVLPAIKLEATESSPQYVSTPLNLAADVDDGITTAAYDYQFSYQLGSNSKELQASSATSTCTFTPDISGAYTIKVTVKNQSGNKEFTGTKTLEYSIVDNVYVKSLTVDKLSPQEVGTALTLKAEAAGGKTTGYKYRFFYKLNGGPEVDLQDYADTANVVFKPTDPGTYQLGVQVMNAMGVPSAAKTADMTIISTPGGSFTAAKADGTPFYIGDSNPIVLKVSNSSGYSGTLYYKYYYTLGTGTEKNAIGSETTSSSMNYTPSEKGTYKFYVEIIDKSAVNSVSVTKTVTGYEVYDKFVGNGKLTSSSVSPQNKGTTTKLTASTSGGKAPYTYAFSFIPPGGGATPIGEASTSNTASLTMDTAGDYTISVIITDANGITETKLITYKINNNPQITKFETQAEIAHYINDPVNLTAQSEAGTGPYTYEFTAKLGSQTTWKSAAITNPNAADEAKASFTPTVSGTYVLEVKVTDSTGFSDTKTIKDYKVLPSLAVKTLKTDKPSGQNIGTDIKLTATGSGGKSPYTYKFYYELASATTQLTGGNYIDSSTVIFNPSVAGIYTLYVDVKDANGKDIVKAGSVSNYKVVNAPVLASFSADKDMTKGETGTVSIYPGDTINLKAKTTTNTGEGDPLSYQFYYKIGSTETPIGAKQTKSLAQKYDEVTSTFSPDKAGTYTVYVRVIDANGSKDDEKIATLKVLGDVTSKVVKVSKTAGVIVGSTIKLSATAAGGKSPYTYKFYFKNGTGALTLIDSDPVANTIEFPFTTSNGSGDYTFYVQVIDDNEVESGNTTDELSELLKTASPIVTVTNPPQLSNTEYSIVGGGSALYAGKTTIHLKAETANGTGDGNLTYQFFYKQGSTEIPIGAAITKTTPSQYVAAETDLEPDVAGTYTVYVRVTDAGNLKNEAKIGSFKVLGGVVANPVKVSKTTGLLVSDTIKISAGGSGGQTPYNYQFYFKKGETGVLTEIGSPSEEKSMNISFSSSEYGSGTYQFYVKLTDKNGEVSAADDTAVLLSASPIVTVTNPPNLSSVSYTKTGVKPLIADLYVGDTVELRAKAQNGSGESTLTYQFFYKQGTTEVKIGAPVVKTGAAKYDEATSNFDLSNAGTYAVYVRITDGTSTSVSKIGSLKVLDMISVKTVKASKTNGLIVGDKIKLTASGAGGKAPYKYAFSFKEVSAASYTALGTATEEKSIEYQLPTAGTYVFSVTITDANGVASTNVVASAQVTVGNPPVIESFAVTPLKGSAVYIGDEITLTAKVKAGSGVNDRDWKFMYKAGTITKTIDPVVTGDVATAKIILTDPGSYTFTASVTDENSSEAVKTISSYPVLSKVAVKSLTANLESGQNINTVIKLTATGVGGKAPYTYKFYSIYQDSVDPVYINTSYSSSNTTNFTPKKSGYYSIHVSIKDANGNICSNDREVCILDYEVIDNPIIKSFSADQTSGQYVDTLINLTATVSGGVLPYNYKFTYKLGSESEKVIDNTDGDQTAAFTPTKAGTYTFYVYVTDIEGNPKPDAKKEIKSFVIYDKPTVKSFTSSSTKITKGKSVTLKATVAGGQSPYQYRFYYSTGGVPTEIRKYSTTSSYSWTPKTTGTYTVYVDIMDAKGTETTSIQALTIQVD from the coding sequence ATGAAAAAAAGGATGACAAAAGTGTTTTGCCTGTTGGTCAGCATTGTGATGGTTTTAACCAGTTTGCCATTAGGGGTGCTGGCAGAAGAATTGACTGAACCTTCAACAACATTAGTAAATAATGAAAGTAACCAAACTGATAACCTGCGAGTACCTCAAGTTGATGCAACGGATACTGTTACCGGTAGTAGCAATACTGAACCGACACTGCAACCAGTGGGGGAAGAGCAGCAGGAGGCCAGCCAGACCATGGCAACGGCAGAGAGCTTAGTGACCATGGCAACGGAAACAGATGGAAAATATGAGTTTACTGTTGATACAAACAACTTGGCTTTTATAACAAATTATACTGGTACGACTGACACTGAAGTGACCATTCCAGAGACTTTAACGACTACAGCTGGAAAAGTTGTCGCTGTCGCTGGAATAAAAGCAGGTGCCTTTGTCAATTGCACCACCCTGACAAAGGTGACAATCTCTCCGAATATCACATCCTTGGAGGGGGCGATCTTTACTGGAAATGTAACCATCTATGGAGTGGAGGGTTCGCTGGCAGATAATTATGCGGTTGAATGGAATCTTGATTTTATTAAAACAACCGTTTTTTATGTAGCTGACTTTAAAGCTAATAAGGATTCTGGCGTCACAATTAAAACACCGATAACCTTGACCGCTACCGTTTCAACTTGGTCTAAAACCATTGCTTCGATTAAGTTCTATTATGATCTGACAGATTATAACAATGATCCCCAGCCATCGACTGATATTGCATCCGGTACGGCTACCACAGCCACCTTTACCCCATCAATCGCCGGAACCTACACCTTATATGTGAAGGTCAGTGATAGCGATGGGAACACCTGTACAAAAACAATTGATAGCTTTGAAGTGCTCCCGGCAATTAAGCTGGAAGCAACGGAAAGCTCGCCCCAATACGTCAGTACACCGCTAAATTTAGCGGCAGATGTTGATGATGGCATAACGACAGCAGCGTATGATTATCAATTTTCTTACCAACTGGGTTCCAATAGCAAGGAACTACAAGCAAGTTCGGCTACCAGCACGTGCACCTTTACACCAGACATCTCAGGGGCTTATACCATTAAGGTAACAGTAAAAAACCAGTCTGGTAATAAAGAATTCACTGGCACAAAAACTCTGGAATATAGTATTGTCGACAATGTGTATGTTAAAAGTCTCACGGTTGACAAATTATCACCTCAGGAAGTGGGTACGGCCTTGACCCTAAAGGCTGAAGCCGCTGGTGGAAAGACAACTGGTTACAAATACCGCTTTTTTTATAAGCTAAATGGGGGACCCGAAGTTGATCTTCAGGACTACGCTGATACCGCCAATGTCGTGTTTAAGCCCACTGACCCGGGAACCTATCAATTAGGGGTTCAAGTTATGAATGCCATGGGTGTGCCGTCAGCAGCAAAAACCGCTGACATGACGATTATATCGACACCAGGGGGGAGTTTTACAGCAGCTAAAGCTGATGGAACCCCATTTTACATTGGAGATTCAAACCCGATTGTCTTGAAAGTGAGTAATTCATCTGGATACAGTGGGACCTTATACTATAAATATTATTATACTTTGGGAACGGGAACTGAGAAAAACGCAATCGGTTCGGAGACCACAAGTAGTTCTATGAACTATACGCCATCTGAAAAAGGAACCTATAAATTTTATGTTGAAATAATTGATAAATCAGCTGTGAATTCAGTTTCTGTTACAAAGACAGTGACGGGTTATGAGGTTTATGACAAATTTGTTGGAAACGGAAAGCTGACATCCAGTTCTGTTTCACCGCAAAACAAAGGGACAACAACCAAGTTGACGGCCAGTACAAGCGGTGGAAAAGCGCCTTATACTTATGCGTTTTCTTTCATCCCGCCAGGTGGTGGAGCGACGCCAATTGGTGAAGCGTCAACAAGCAACACAGCCAGCCTAACCATGGATACTGCTGGTGACTACACGATCTCAGTCATCATCACCGATGCCAATGGTATCACTGAAACAAAACTGATCACCTATAAAATTAATAATAACCCGCAGATAACTAAATTTGAAACGCAGGCAGAAATTGCCCATTACATTAATGACCCAGTTAATCTTACGGCGCAAAGCGAAGCAGGGACCGGTCCTTATACCTATGAGTTTACGGCTAAGCTGGGCTCTCAAACCACATGGAAATCAGCAGCGATCACGAATCCAAATGCTGCTGATGAAGCAAAAGCAAGCTTCACACCAACGGTTTCCGGTACCTATGTTCTTGAGGTAAAGGTAACAGATTCCACGGGTTTCAGTGATACAAAAACAATTAAGGATTATAAGGTATTGCCGTCATTGGCAGTTAAAACGTTAAAAACGGATAAGCCCTCGGGACAAAATATTGGAACCGATATCAAACTGACAGCTACCGGTAGCGGTGGGAAGTCACCTTATACCTATAAATTCTATTATGAATTGGCAAGTGCAACAACGCAATTGACAGGCGGAAATTACATTGATTCCAGTACGGTGATTTTTAATCCATCCGTTGCAGGAATTTATACCCTCTATGTGGATGTTAAAGATGCCAATGGAAAAGACATTGTTAAAGCTGGCTCGGTTTCAAACTATAAAGTGGTCAATGCACCGGTACTGGCAAGCTTTTCAGCTGATAAAGATATGACTAAAGGTGAAACCGGTACAGTATCAATTTATCCTGGTGATACCATCAATTTGAAAGCAAAAACGACAACAAATACCGGTGAAGGGGATCCGTTGAGCTATCAGTTTTATTATAAAATTGGTTCAACTGAAACGCCTATCGGCGCAAAACAAACAAAGTCTCTAGCTCAAAAGTATGATGAGGTCACCAGTACTTTTAGTCCGGATAAGGCTGGCACATATACTGTTTATGTGAGAGTAATAGATGCCAACGGGTCAAAAGACGATGAGAAAATTGCTACGCTGAAGGTATTGGGCGATGTTACATCGAAAGTCGTCAAAGTCAGCAAAACGGCAGGCGTGATTGTGGGATCTACAATTAAACTTTCTGCAACCGCCGCCGGCGGGAAATCACCTTACACCTATAAGTTTTACTTCAAGAATGGAACGGGTGCTTTGACCTTGATTGATTCAGACCCGGTCGCAAATACAATTGAGTTTCCGTTCACTACGTCTAACGGATCGGGTGATTACACATTTTATGTGCAGGTTATTGATGATAACGAGGTAGAAAGTGGAAATACCACTGATGAATTAAGTGAATTATTAAAAACTGCTAGCCCAATTGTTACGGTGACAAATCCACCACAACTTAGTAATACCGAATATTCAATTGTGGGCGGGGGATCCGCACTTTACGCTGGAAAAACAACCATTCATTTAAAAGCTGAAACTGCCAATGGCACCGGTGATGGCAATTTAACATATCAGTTTTTCTACAAACAGGGATCAACCGAAATTCCCATTGGAGCGGCAATTACAAAAACGACCCCGTCACAATATGTGGCAGCTGAGACGGATCTGGAACCGGATGTTGCCGGAACATATACTGTCTATGTACGTGTTACAGATGCCGGAAATTTAAAGAATGAAGCGAAAATTGGTTCCTTTAAAGTGTTAGGCGGCGTCGTTGCCAATCCTGTAAAAGTGAGCAAAACCACAGGGCTGCTTGTAAGTGACACCATCAAAATTTCGGCTGGGGGCTCCGGTGGACAAACACCCTATAACTATCAGTTTTATTTTAAAAAAGGTGAAACTGGTGTATTAACGGAAATTGGTTCACCGAGTGAAGAAAAGAGCATGAATATTTCATTTTCTTCAAGTGAATATGGTTCTGGAACATATCAATTCTATGTAAAGCTTACTGATAAAAACGGGGAGGTTAGTGCAGCTGATGATACTGCTGTTTTGCTATCCGCCAGTCCAATTGTTACGGTGACAAATCCACCGAATTTGAGTAGTGTTTCTTACACGAAAACAGGTGTCAAACCGCTAATTGCTGACTTATATGTAGGCGATACAGTTGAATTACGTGCAAAAGCTCAAAATGGAAGTGGTGAGTCAACACTGACCTATCAGTTCTTTTACAAACAGGGAACGACAGAAGTTAAAATTGGAGCCCCGGTGGTAAAAACGGGTGCAGCTAAATATGACGAAGCGACAAGTAATTTTGATCTGAGTAATGCTGGAACCTATGCCGTTTATGTGAGAATAACAGATGGCACATCAACAAGTGTTTCAAAAATCGGCAGTCTGAAAGTGCTGGATATGATCTCAGTCAAAACAGTTAAAGCCAGCAAGACCAATGGCTTAATTGTTGGTGACAAAATAAAGCTGACAGCCAGTGGAGCAGGTGGAAAAGCGCCATATAAATATGCGTTTTCTTTCAAAGAGGTTTCCGCAGCATCATATACGGCATTGGGAACAGCCACTGAGGAAAAATCAATTGAATATCAATTACCGACCGCAGGGACCTATGTCTTTAGTGTAACAATCACCGATGCTAATGGTGTAGCCAGCACGAATGTTGTCGCGAGTGCTCAGGTAACCGTTGGGAATCCTCCCGTTATCGAATCATTCGCTGTGACGCCGCTAAAAGGCAGTGCCGTTTATATCGGCGACGAAATTACCCTAACTGCGAAAGTAAAAGCAGGAAGTGGTGTTAATGATCGGGATTGGAAATTTATGTACAAGGCTGGAACGATCACAAAAACGATTGATCCAGTTGTCACTGGTGATGTTGCAACTGCAAAAATTATATTAACAGATCCGGGATCCTATACGTTTACAGCTTCAGTTACCGATGAAAACTCATCAGAGGCTGTAAAAACAATTAGTAGTTACCCAGTGTTGAGCAAGGTTGCAGTTAAAAGTTTAACTGCGAATTTAGAGTCTGGTCAGAATATTAATACGGTTATCAAATTGACGGCCACCGGGGTTGGCGGTAAAGCACCGTATACCTATAAATTCTATTCAATCTATCAAGACAGTGTGGACCCCGTATACATTAACACTTCCTATTCCAGCTCTAATACGACGAATTTTACGCCTAAGAAATCAGGATATTATTCGATTCATGTAAGCATCAAAGATGCCAATGGGAATATTTGCAGTAATGATCGGGAAGTTTGTATCTTAGATTATGAAGTAATTGATAACCCAATTATTAAAAGTTTTTCAGCCGATCAAACATCTGGCCAATATGTCGATACTCTTATTAATTTAACGGCAACGGTTAGCGGCGGAGTACTTCCATATAATTATAAGTTTACTTATAAATTGGGTTCTGAATCAGAAAAAGTGATTGATAACACGGATGGCGATCAGACGGCTGCGTTTACCCCAACAAAAGCTGGAACCTATACGTTCTATGTTTATGTGACGGATATTGAAGGAAATCCAAAACCTGATGCTAAAAAAGAGATAAAATCATTTGTAATTTATGACAAGCCAACGGTTAAGTCTTTTACGTCAAGTAGTACGAAAATTACGAAAGGTAAGAGTGTAACCTTGAAAGCGACGGTTGCGGGAGGTCAGTCACCATATCAGTACCGGTTTTACTATAGTACCGGTGGTGTTCCTACTGAAATCAGAAAGTATTCAACAACAAGCTCTTATAGTTGGACACCAAAAACGACTGGTACATATACAGTATATGTAGATATCATGGATGCTAAAGGAACTGAGACTACCAGTATACAGGCACTTACGATTCAAGTTGATTAA
- a CDS encoding Ig-like domain-containing protein: MKRISLSVITIFFLLMFFSPAVFAASNDDGTLVNKSATSIGVNATSDIGVTYRTHIQNVGWETNWSTAGAISGTYGRSLRLEGIQIQLTGNVPDGARIEYRTHVENEGWEANWRYSGGVSGSEGKGQRLEGIQIRLVNMPGYSVEYRTHVQNVGWEKTWSADEDVSGTYGQSLRLEGIQIRIVKSGADLTEYNKILTTIENTEASQYTVYSWEKLKTALETNIVSVQNSQDEVDTATAAIEAAYNDLESLADAVIYSKAGTYGLSGVTTVINQDVIVQADGVILQNMQIKGNLIISEAVKDGAVTLNNVTVEGKTYVRGGGENSIHINGGTYNTVTVQSTYNGKIRIVATNAAGLEIIVADDVSSDEIILEGTFDSVLVDAPKVKITSLGTTVIKKMTVSERGAGSTLTLETGSQLDYVVLDGKADIKGKGRVVSAYVNADSVTYELEPESVTVSSRVKIQPKAPDPILVTSINVTSANNVTTVAKGSKLQMTATVKPTEASNPKITWSVTNGSGAASISSTGLLTAETTGIITVKATATDGSGKVGEKMLTVNTQADPELTTVTTIEQGKLNPDVVIKLAYDTFTADAALVTNWTGNFGTTELTIGSVTKDSTTQVTVHLTGTAKRGDIKIQAKASALNRGVASNEMPLTVPGITVTGVSITGNAIVGSTLTAVTTPAEATVSYKWQRADTVGGTYTDIAGATADTYKPVISDEGKFIKVAVTGTGKYSETVISTATSAVAGVTITAATDGSIVEGAENNEVLTVTATNDTYVQSKIDTTNITMTGLPEGITVGSALYIDSTHITITLSGNSTKDYDENVVATVQVAAVSFTNGGVAKNASVTFIAVKESALVTPTAGVVDDANNTFGWTYNATQKNATDYEYSVDGGTTWTICTANPQTGISGAYAAGKVQVRAKATLRQPASAALESTAAFTLPTASIAVTTSVPITEGAESGKVLNVALSNDTLIQAQVISANVTLTGSPAGVTIGGVSYVDATHLNITLLGNATGDYDTNINVAVSVGAAALARGTKLDTTVTFAATVEPALTPPTSLIVDDVNNWFNWTNNPSQTSPTDYEYSLDSGATWKTCDAKPQTGIVGGYATGTVHLRTKATVKYPASAAIVSGSAFTPTAASGLTVSVAAKSTPESGKVNLTIAQAAQSGTFKIYYRAVSTDPSTPNIGDLITPAQWIENTNGTAAFEISATDGKYVEAVEVTIADNRITKWGETGPTEDSYIPPAPAYTIDYANERTVQNIPSTVEYDDNNSFSSPSLGTGIPVTLVPGTVTYFRVKAIGLDPVGLIQTLTAPVRSSAPSSSVTYSVAAKTVTGLGSTYEYSVSGGSYTTTASSVSFSAGDITVRTKATSSAFASLPETIGTIAAPASAPIVTLDKNIIATAKFMMGGSQVTTAQGLEYSINGTDYIPITTSLTIDAANAANATVLVRTAATESALASLATGDLN; encoded by the coding sequence ATGAAAAGAATAAGTTTAAGCGTAATAACGATCTTTTTTTTGTTAATGTTTTTTTCACCGGCAGTCTTTGCTGCCAGCAATGATGATGGAACTTTAGTAAATAAATCTGCAACATCGATTGGTGTTAATGCAACTAGTGATATTGGGGTAACCTATCGAACGCATATACAAAATGTCGGTTGGGAAACCAACTGGTCAACTGCTGGAGCTATTTCGGGAACCTATGGCCGGAGCCTGAGACTGGAAGGGATTCAGATTCAGCTAACTGGAAACGTCCCGGATGGGGCCAGAATTGAATATCGAACCCACGTCGAAAACGAAGGTTGGGAGGCAAACTGGCGCTATTCTGGTGGAGTATCAGGATCAGAGGGAAAAGGCCAGCGCCTCGAGGGTATTCAGATTCGTTTGGTCAACATGCCGGGGTATTCAGTTGAGTACCGGACCCACGTGCAGAATGTGGGCTGGGAGAAAACCTGGTCCGCTGATGAGGATGTATCAGGTACCTATGGCCAGAGTCTGCGCCTGGAAGGGATTCAGATCCGAATTGTTAAAAGTGGTGCAGATCTTACCGAATATAACAAAATATTAACGACCATTGAAAATACAGAAGCGAGTCAATACACGGTTTATTCATGGGAAAAATTAAAAACTGCTCTGGAAACAAACATTGTGAGCGTACAGAACAGTCAGGATGAAGTGGACACAGCAACAGCTGCCATTGAAGCGGCGTACAATGATTTAGAGTCCCTGGCAGATGCCGTCATTTATAGTAAAGCTGGAACTTATGGTCTCTCTGGAGTCACCACGGTAATAAACCAGGATGTGATTGTTCAGGCAGATGGCGTGATTCTTCAGAATATGCAGATAAAGGGAAACCTGATTATTTCAGAAGCAGTTAAAGATGGTGCCGTTACTTTGAACAACGTAACCGTTGAAGGTAAAACCTATGTGCGTGGCGGTGGCGAGAACAGTATCCATATTAATGGCGGCACTTATAATACGGTTACGGTTCAAAGTACTTATAATGGCAAGATCCGGATTGTCGCAACGAATGCGGCCGGTCTGGAGATTATTGTAGCGGATGATGTTTCCAGTGATGAAATCATCTTAGAAGGTACTTTTGACTCAGTACTGGTTGACGCGCCAAAGGTAAAAATTACATCGCTGGGTACGACGGTCATTAAAAAAATGACGGTTAGTGAAAGAGGTGCAGGCAGTACATTAACCCTTGAAACAGGGTCCCAATTGGATTATGTGGTTTTGGACGGGAAAGCGGATATTAAAGGCAAGGGGCGTGTTGTTTCGGCGTATGTCAACGCCGACAGCGTTACCTATGAGCTTGAACCTGAAAGCGTAACGGTTTCTTCGAGGGTTAAAATTCAGCCGAAAGCGCCAGATCCGATTTTGGTGACGAGTATTAATGTCACCAGCGCAAACAATGTGACCACTGTGGCTAAAGGCAGCAAATTGCAGATGACGGCGACTGTTAAACCAACCGAGGCATCAAATCCCAAAATTACCTGGTCGGTTACGAATGGATCAGGAGCGGCCAGTATCAGCAGCACCGGTCTACTCACTGCCGAGACCACCGGTATTATAACTGTAAAAGCGACAGCGACTGATGGGTCAGGTAAGGTTGGAGAAAAAATGCTGACGGTTAATACCCAGGCAGATCCTGAATTGACAACTGTTACAACGATCGAGCAGGGTAAACTTAACCCGGATGTTGTTATTAAACTTGCATATGATACCTTTACAGCCGATGCTGCCTTAGTCACGAACTGGACTGGTAATTTTGGAACGACGGAATTAACAATCGGTTCTGTGACCAAAGACAGTACCACCCAGGTTACTGTTCATTTAACTGGAACAGCCAAGCGGGGCGATATAAAAATCCAGGCGAAAGCGAGTGCTCTTAACCGAGGTGTTGCGAGTAATGAAATGCCACTCACAGTTCCAGGGATAACGGTGACTGGTGTCAGTATTACTGGAAATGCCATTGTTGGATCAACTCTGACGGCGGTTACAACGCCTGCTGAGGCAACCGTGTCATACAAGTGGCAACGAGCGGATACCGTTGGTGGCACATACACGGATATTGCTGGTGCAACAGCCGATACATATAAGCCAGTTATTTCTGATGAAGGCAAGTTTATTAAGGTCGCGGTAACGGGAACCGGGAAATATTCAGAAACGGTAATCAGTACCGCCACCAGTGCAGTAGCGGGGGTTACCATTACCGCGGCTACTGATGGGAGTATCGTTGAAGGGGCTGAAAACAACGAAGTCCTGACAGTAACCGCAACGAACGACACCTATGTCCAATCAAAAATTGATACAACCAATATCACAATGACTGGTTTACCAGAAGGCATTACAGTCGGTAGTGCCCTGTATATCGATTCAACACATATCACCATTACGCTTTCTGGAAATTCCACAAAAGATTATGATGAAAATGTCGTGGCAACGGTTCAGGTTGCCGCAGTGTCCTTTACAAATGGTGGAGTTGCCAAAAATGCGTCGGTAACCTTTATTGCAGTAAAAGAAAGTGCTCTGGTTACACCGACAGCTGGAGTCGTTGATGACGCAAATAACACCTTTGGCTGGACATATAATGCAACTCAAAAAAATGCAACTGATTATGAATACAGCGTTGATGGTGGAACGACCTGGACGATCTGTACGGCCAATCCACAGACGGGTATATCGGGAGCTTACGCGGCCGGAAAAGTACAGGTTCGGGCAAAAGCAACGCTGCGCCAACCAGCCAGTGCAGCCCTGGAATCAACAGCCGCATTTACTTTGCCCACAGCATCAATCGCGGTAACGACAAGTGTTCCAATCACCGAAGGTGCAGAGTCTGGTAAAGTACTTAATGTTGCATTGAGTAATGATACCCTCATCCAGGCACAAGTGATTTCAGCTAACGTCACGCTGACTGGATCGCCAGCAGGTGTAACAATCGGCGGAGTGAGTTATGTGGATGCAACACACCTGAACATTACCCTTTTAGGGAACGCAACGGGCGATTATGATACTAATATAAATGTAGCGGTATCAGTTGGTGCGGCGGCTTTGGCCCGAGGAACAAAACTGGATACAACGGTTACCTTTGCTGCAACGGTTGAACCGGCATTGACGCCACCAACTTCGTTAATCGTTGATGATGTGAATAATTGGTTTAACTGGACAAATAATCCAAGTCAGACAAGTCCTACTGATTATGAATACAGTCTGGACAGTGGGGCTACATGGAAAACCTGTGATGCAAAACCTCAAACTGGGATTGTAGGAGGATACGCAACCGGAACAGTTCATCTGCGAACCAAGGCAACCGTGAAATACCCTGCCAGTGCTGCGATTGTTTCAGGTTCAGCATTTACCCCAACAGCAGCGTCTGGATTAACAGTGTCGGTAGCGGCAAAGAGTACCCCAGAGAGCGGTAAGGTTAATCTGACAATTGCCCAAGCAGCACAAAGCGGTACATTTAAAATATATTATCGCGCTGTATCGACTGATCCGTCAACGCCAAATATCGGTGATTTGATTACACCAGCACAGTGGATTGAAAATACGAATGGGACAGCAGCATTTGAGATATCGGCGACGGATGGAAAATATGTTGAGGCCGTGGAAGTGACAATTGCGGATAACCGAATTACCAAATGGGGTGAAACAGGGCCGACAGAAGATAGTTATATTCCGCCAGCACCAGCATATACGATCGATTATGCGAATGAAAGAACCGTTCAAAATATTCCGAGCACAGTTGAATATGATGATAATAATAGTTTCTCATCACCTTCACTTGGAACGGGTATCCCAGTAACATTAGTGCCAGGTACAGTCACTTATTTTAGAGTCAAAGCAATTGGGCTTGACCCAGTGGGACTGATTCAAACATTGACTGCACCAGTAAGATCAAGTGCGCCAAGTAGCAGTGTTACCTATAGCGTTGCTGCAAAAACAGTAACCGGCTTAGGTTCGACTTATGAATACAGCGTCAGTGGCGGTTCGTACACAACAACAGCCTCCAGTGTCAGTTTTTCTGCAGGTGATATCACAGTTAGAACAAAAGCCACATCATCAGCATTTGCTTCGTTACCGGAGACAATTGGTACCATTGCAGCACCAGCAAGCGCCCCGATTGTTACCTTGGATAAGAATATTATAGCAACTGCAAAGTTTATGATGGGTGGGTCGCAGGTGACAACGGCACAAGGCTTGGAATACAGTATCAACGGAACCGATTATATTCCAATTACCACAAGTCTTACAATTGATGCAGCTAATGCTGCGAATGCAACTGTTCTGGTACGAACAGCGGCTACCGAATCTGCGCTGGCAAGCTTAGCTACAGGTGACCTTAATTAA
- the istB gene encoding IS21-like element helper ATPase IstB yields MTNEATLNKLIEMHLSTMADAFRLQLNDPSMADIPFEDRFGLMVDREYTSRKNNRLQRLIRKAGFDQSQANVNDINYQAGRKLNKKLIERLSTCEYIREAHNIIIAGATGTGKSYIACSLGMEACKHYYATKYIRLPELLAELAVARGEGKFKETIRHYQKYTLLILDEWLLIKLTETEARDLLEIIHARHKKVSTIFCSQFGPLGWYTKFPEATVADAILDRIVHNSHSIEIQYIDKQHDRSMREIYGIDAKNP; encoded by the coding sequence ATGACGAATGAAGCCACCCTCAATAAACTCATCGAAATGCATCTGTCAACAATGGCTGATGCCTTCCGACTGCAATTGAATGACCCCTCTATGGCGGATATTCCGTTTGAAGACCGGTTCGGTCTGATGGTTGATCGGGAATATACCAGCCGCAAGAATAACCGACTGCAGCGTCTGATCAGAAAGGCCGGTTTTGATCAATCCCAGGCAAATGTGAATGATATCAATTATCAGGCAGGACGAAAGCTCAATAAAAAACTGATTGAACGCCTGTCGACCTGTGAATACATCCGGGAAGCACATAATATTATTATTGCTGGTGCAACGGGTACGGGTAAGTCCTACATAGCCTGTTCTCTGGGTATGGAAGCCTGCAAACACTACTACGCCACAAAATACATCCGTCTGCCGGAACTGCTGGCTGAACTGGCGGTTGCCCGGGGTGAGGGCAAGTTTAAAGAAACGATCAGACACTATCAGAAATACACCCTCCTGATCCTCGATGAATGGTTGCTGATCAAACTGACAGAAACGGAAGCCAGGGACTTACTGGAGATTATCCATGCCCGTCATAAAAAAGTTTCCACGATTTTCTGCTCCCAGTTCGGCCCACTCGGCTGGTACACCAAATTTCCTGAAGCAACTGTGGCCGATGCCATTCTTGATCGGATTGTTCACAATTCACACAGCATCGAAATTCAGTATATTGATAAGCAGCATGACCGCTCCATGCGGGAAATCTACGGAATCGACGCTAAAAATCCTTAA